The sequence GTCATCGTGATGATGGACTGGTTGAAGGCGGCGATCTTCGCGCGGGTGGTGAGGCGTTTCGCCGGATCGCTGTAGGTCGCTGCCTTGCTCGGCGTCGCGCCGATGTCCGCCACCGTGCAGATCACGATCGGGATCGCGGCTTTGTTCGTGCGGATGAAATCGTGGATCGTCGCGAGGCGGGTCACGATGTCACTGAGGGCAGTGGCGGACTCGGTGTTGTTGAAGACGCTGCCGTAGACATCGCTGAGGTCGTTCGCGCCGAGGAAGATCACCGCCACGTTCGAGGTGGCCAGCTCGGTGAGCATCGCCTTGCGGGTTTTGCCATCGTAACTGGTGGTCGACGTGGTGTTGATGATCCGCAGCCAGTCGGTGGTGGTGAAACCGGGGAAGGCGAAATTGGCGGAGGCTCCCTTGGTGCGCCAGTCGAGGTAGCTGCTGGTCTTGAAGGTGCCGAGATTCGCTTGGGTGGAGCGGTAGGTGCGGATCAGCTCGGTCCAGTTGTGGATATTGGTGCCGATGCCCGCGATGGTGGCTTCGTCGGTGTATTCCTCCGTGAGACTGTCGCCGATGGCGAAGATCTTGACCGCGGCCTGCACCGGCGCGGTCACCAGCAGGAGCGGGATCAGCCATCGCACGGGTCGCATGAGGCGGACGGTAGCGGAAATCCCGCGGCTGTCACGGGTGGAGAGGCGTTGAGCCTTTAGGCGAGGAGGGTCTTCCGGGAGGCGGAGGCCTGAAGAGTTTGCTGGTTTTCAGTGTTCAGGAAGAGAAGATGGGTTTCGCCGTGTGTATCCCGGGGCTCAAACTCTTCCTTTTTGCGCCTCTTTGCGGCTAAAATCTCCAGAGACTCCGCCTCCCGGAAGACCCTCCTCGGCTGAAGCCTCAACTCCTTATGGGAGGGGCGAGGCGGTCAGGCGGTAGAACGTTTTCGAGGCGCCGGAGGGGGCGATGGTCCAAGTGCCGTCGACGCCTACGGTGATGCGGTTGGTGGGGACGGGGGACCATGCGGTGAGATTGGTGGATTCCGTGACCGTGAGCGAGGCGTAGCGCAGCGCGGGGCTGGAGGTGCCGAAGCGCAGGGTGGTGGGGGTGGGAAATTGGAACGGGGACGAGGTCAGGCGCGGCGAGGTGCCGAGGGTGTATTCCACGAGGTTCGGGATGCCATCGCGGTCGTCGTCGGCGGTTTGCGCGCCGAGGCCCGGCCAGGTGGCGGCCCAGGTGTTGTAGGGGGCGTCCGGGTTCAGTCCGAGGATCTGGAGGATCTCGCGGTTCGGAAACGGGGTGGTGGCCCGGCCGGTGATCGTCGAACAGGCTCCCAGGATCTTGTTTGTGATCAGGGCTTGCGCGACGGTGGCGGCGTGGAAGTTGTCCTTGCAGAACACGCGGTCCGGCGGGTTCTCGGGGTTTCCGGCGAGGGTGAACACCGTGCCGTTGAGCTGGAAGGGGATCTCGTCGAAGACTCGGTCCGAGAGCTGGTCCAGCCGGGCGACGGTGGTCAGGGTCTTGGTGCCGGCGAGGTTGATGATGTTCTGGTTGAGGGTGGCGATCTTGGCGCGGGCCGAGGCGCGGCGGACGGGATCGCTGTAGGTGTTCGCGATCACCGGGGTGGCACCCACGTCCGGGATGGTGGCGATCACCATCGGCACGGTGGGGCGGCGCTGGCGGACCCAGGTGTGGATCGCGGAGAGGCGGTTGGTGATGTTGGTGTAGAAATTGGCGGGCTCGGTGCCATTGAAGATGTCATTGTAGTCCTGTTTCAGGTCGTTCGATCCGAGAACGATCACCACCACCTCGGCGGAGGGAAGTTGGTCGATCAGCGCGCTACGGGTGGCGTAGTAGCCGTAGCCGAGTGCTTCGCCGGAGGGGGGATTGAAGGGATCATCGGTGCCCAGCAGGATGACCCAGTTCCGGATGGTCATGCCGGGGATGCCGAAGTTCCACTCGTGCCCGGCATTGCGGAGGTCGGCGTAGGAGAAGCCGGTGGGCTCGTAGGGACCGAGGCTGGCCTCGGTGGGGCGGTAGATCCGGAGTAGCTCGGGCCAGTTGCGGACGTTCGCGTTCGTTTGGTTCGAATCCGGCGCGCTGAAGGTGAGTTCGAAGGCGTATTCCTCGGTGAGGCTGTCGCCGATCGAGAGGATGCGCAGCGGCAAGCCCTCTGCGGGGAGGGCGACCATCGCGGTTGCGGCGAGCATGGAGATCCATTTGCCGGACATGAGGGAAACCTACGTGGGTGTGGCGGGAAATCCACCGTGGCGCGGCGGGAGAAATGCACGGTGGAACCGCGCAAGTCGCATCGCGGGGAGCGGATGATTGTCTGGACACTTCGACGTTGCCCCGCGGATTTTCTTCAATCCGCCGCTCCATCCCCATGATGGAACATTTTTCTTGTTTGTCGGAATTTTCAGTAAATAGTGAAAACAAGATGAGTGCCGAAGCCGAAACCCTGAAGCAAGCCCGCGAGGACTTCGTGACGCAGTGGGGCGCGCTCGGCACCCAGTGGGGGATCAACCGCACGATGGCGCAGATCCACGCGCTGCTCATGACGGCGATGGATCCGCTCACCACCGACGAGGTGATGGAGGAGCTGCGCATCAGCCGCGGCAATGCCCACACCAACCTCAAGGAACTGGTGGCCTGGGGGCTGGTCCGCATCGTGGCGAAAAAGGGGGAGCGGAAGGAGTTTTTCGAAGCGGAGAAGGATGTGTGGCAGATTTTCAGCATCGTGACGAGGGAGCGGAAGCGCCGCGAAATCGATCCCGCGATGGCCCTGCTCGCGAAGTGCTCGGAAAGCACGGTCGACATGAAGTCGGCCGAGGGAAAGGCGTTCCACGACCAGATCCGCCAACTCGAGGAATTCATCGGCTTCGCCTCCAAGGTGGCCGACAAGGTTTCCCGCATGAAGCATGGCTTCGCGGTGCAGATAGCCGCCAAGCTGCTGGGATGAGCTTTTTATTTGAAGTAAAGTTTCAGAAAATACTGAAAACACAAAAACAAATGAATCCGACAATCGCCACCTACGCCACTTACCTCGTCATCGCGGTGCCCTTGACGATCTGGGTCGCGCGCACGCTGTTCCACAATGGCCGGGTGTTCCTGGTCGAATGCTTCAAGGGCAACGAGCACCTCGCCGACAGCGTCAACCGCCTGCTGGTGGTGGGCTTCTACCTGGTGAACCTCGGTTTCGTTTCGCTCTACCTGCGTGTCACCGGCGACGTGAACGACACCCGCGGGATTTTTGAAACGGTCAGCTCGAAGATCGGCATCGTGATGCTGGCCCTCGGGGTGATGCACTTCTTCAACCTGCTGGTCTTCACTCGCATGCGGAAGCGCGCGGCCTGGGAGCAGGCTCCGCCGCCGGTGCCGCATGTGGGTGTGGTGCAGCAGCCTCCGGTGATGCCGCAACGCTGATAACCACACAACCTGATGTGAGCCATGAATCTCCGAGCCGCCATGACCCCTGATCCTCAACTGATCGCATGCCTGCGCGAAACCGGCAGGGGAAGGCGGGTGAGGCATTCATTCCTCGGAATGGTTGTCGCCTGGTTCACGGGTTTTTGCGTGGTGGCGGCCTTCAACCTCGGCGACCTGGATCGGGCGATAAAATTCCTGCCGGCGTGGGCGGCCATCACTGCGCTGGTTTGCGGAGTTGCCTGGGTGTTGCTGGCTCTTCCCGTCTATTGGTTCTGGCCCCGTAACCGTCGCTGCTGGGGCTGGAGGCGTGTGGGCTTGATCGGTTTGGTCATGGGGACCTTTCCCGCGTGGGTGATGGTTCACGGGTCGTTGGGGTGGCAGATGCTGATGGTGATGATGGTGCCCGGCCTCCATGGGATCATCACGGCGCTGGTGGCTTGGATGCTGGAGGAGAGTCAGTTGCGCCACATGGCGGAGAACCGGACCGATCTGTTGAACCCTGCTTGAACCTATGAACACGCTCACTGTCTTCTTCGATGCCCGCTGCGGGCTGTGCTGTCGGTTCCGCCGGTGGCTCATGACCCAGCCCGCGCGGGTGTCGATCCGCTTCGTGCCCTACAACTCGGAGGAGGCCCTGCAGCTCTTTCCCCGCATCCGCGAGGTGCGGGCGGACCGGGAGGTGGTGGTGCTCGCCGACGATGGCCGCTGGTGGCAGGGGCCGGGGGCCTGGCTGACCTGCCTGTGGGCCACCCGCGACTACATCGCTTGGTCTTACCGGCTGGCGGCTCCGGTGTTCCAGCCGTTGGTGGTCAAGGCCGTCGGCCTGATTTCGGAGAACCGCCTGCGACTCTCCACCTTTCTGAACCTCTCCACGGATGACGAACTGGAGGATTTCATTCGCCAAACCGTCACTCCGGATTGCGATCAAGGCGGATGCGGCTTGCCGCCCGCGCTGCCACGCGTTTCCTTTCCCGAACCCCTCACTCCCGTCGATCGATGAAACCTGCTGTCGTGATTTTTGGTGCCAATGGCTTCCTGGGCCGCTATCTGGCCCGCCATTACACCCGCCAAGGCTACGAAGTGGTGGCGATCGCGCGCCACAAGCGGGGCTGGAGCGGCGATGGGGTGTTCTTGGAATGGGACGGCCGCACGCTGGGGCCGTGGGCGCTGGCGCTGGAGGGCGCGGAGATGGTGATCAACCTCGCCGGGCGCAGCGTGAACTGCCGCTACGATGAGGCGCACCGCCGCGACATCCTCGAATCGCGCCTCGCCTCGACGCGGATCATCGGCCAGGCGATCCGCGGGTGCCGGGTGCCGCCGAAGTTGTGGATGAACTCGTCGACGGCGACCTACTACCGCCATGCCGAGGACGCCCCGCAGGATGAATGGCGCGGCGAACCGGGCGAGGGGTTCTCGGTGGACGTGGCGCGGCGCTGGGAGCTGGCGTTTTTCGATGAGATGGTCCCGGGCGAGACGCGGAAGATCGCGCTGCGCACGGGCATGGTGCTGGCGAACGAGCCCGAGACCGTGTTCGAGGTTCTGCGCGGTCTCGTCCGTGCCGGGCTCGGCGGCACGATGGGGAAGGGGACGCAGCGCGTCTCGTGGATCCACATCGGGGATTTCCTGCGGGCGATCGATTTCCTACGTCACGAGCAGTTCATGGACGGGGTGGTGAACCTGACGGCTCCGGAGTTCCCGACCAACGCGGAGCTGATGCGCCATTTCCGCGAGGCCGCCGGCATGCCGGTGGGTCTGCCCGCGGCGCGTTGGATGCT comes from Luteolibacter sp. LG18 and encodes:
- a CDS encoding TIGR01777 family oxidoreductase — protein: MKPAVVIFGANGFLGRYLARHYTRQGYEVVAIARHKRGWSGDGVFLEWDGRTLGPWALALEGAEMVINLAGRSVNCRYDEAHRRDILESRLASTRIIGQAIRGCRVPPKLWMNSSTATYYRHAEDAPQDEWRGEPGEGFSVDVARRWELAFFDEMVPGETRKIALRTGMVLANEPETVFEVLRGLVRAGLGGTMGKGTQRVSWIHIGDFLRAIDFLRHEQFMDGVVNLTAPEFPTNAELMRHFREAAGMPVGLPAARWMLEIGAKVLRTETELVLKSRWADPRRLREAGFRWQHGHIAEAIADLRAHEGMEEFFRPIGSRAIGSRAWLPGRI
- a CDS encoding DUF393 domain-containing protein → MNTLTVFFDARCGLCCRFRRWLMTQPARVSIRFVPYNSEEALQLFPRIREVRADREVVVLADDGRWWQGPGAWLTCLWATRDYIAWSYRLAAPVFQPLVVKAVGLISENRLRLSTFLNLSTDDELEDFIRQTVTPDCDQGGCGLPPALPRVSFPEPLTPVDR
- a CDS encoding GDSL-type esterase/lipase family protein, whose product is MRPVRWLIPLLLVTAPVQAAVKIFAIGDSLTEEYTDEATIAGIGTNIHNWTELIRTYRSTQANLGTFKTSSYLDWRTKGASANFAFPGFTTTDWLRIINTTSTTSYDGKTRKAMLTELATSNVAVIFLGANDLSDVYGSVFNNTESATALSDIVTRLATIHDFIRTNKAAIPIVICTVADIGATPSKAATYSDPAKRLTTRAKIAAFNQSIITMTQGKGATVARIDRLTDRAYDEIPFNLNGTVFTLAGASGNPAGRVFSQDNFHPATVGQFLILNEVLAACTTATGQPLSSFPNREILTDLGFNPDAPYNTWQATYPGLGAATADDDKDGLPNLVEYTLGTSPQSRSNPWTFTLPANGTMKFTPSATGLRYASLTVMESANLSTWTAVPGNRITIAGDGSRTVSPSGSGKGFYRLKSEVKP
- a CDS encoding MarR family transcriptional regulator, coding for MSAEAETLKQAREDFVTQWGALGTQWGINRTMAQIHALLMTAMDPLTTDEVMEELRISRGNAHTNLKELVAWGLVRIVAKKGERKEFFEAEKDVWQIFSIVTRERKRREIDPAMALLAKCSESTVDMKSAEGKAFHDQIRQLEEFIGFASKVADKVSRMKHGFAVQIAAKLLG
- a CDS encoding SGNH/GDSL hydrolase family protein codes for the protein MSGKWISMLAATAMVALPAEGLPLRILSIGDSLTEEYAFELTFSAPDSNQTNANVRNWPELLRIYRPTEASLGPYEPTGFSYADLRNAGHEWNFGIPGMTIRNWVILLGTDDPFNPPSGEALGYGYYATRSALIDQLPSAEVVVIVLGSNDLKQDYNDIFNGTEPANFYTNITNRLSAIHTWVRQRRPTVPMVIATIPDVGATPVIANTYSDPVRRASARAKIATLNQNIINLAGTKTLTTVARLDQLSDRVFDEIPFQLNGTVFTLAGNPENPPDRVFCKDNFHAATVAQALITNKILGACSTITGRATTPFPNREILQILGLNPDAPYNTWAATWPGLGAQTADDDRDGIPNLVEYTLGTSPRLTSSPFQFPTPTTLRFGTSSPALRYASLTVTESTNLTAWSPVPTNRITVGVDGTWTIAPSGASKTFYRLTASPLP